In the Gorilla gorilla gorilla isolate KB3781 chromosome 1, NHGRI_mGorGor1-v2.1_pri, whole genome shotgun sequence genome, AGGATGACGGGAGTGAAGGAGAAAGCTGAGTCAAAAAGATTTTGATTAGAGGTGACACAGGGCCACTGTAGACCCCTGCGCAGGCGGCACACCATGCAGCCTGCCAAAGTGTACGTGGTGGCCCTGGGTGTCTGGAGACGGTGATGCTGTTCAGCAGGACCCAAACCATAGCCGAgcccttccttttcctccattgGTGTCATCTGGTAGTTTGTCTTCCCGGGTAAGAAGGTTGTAAATTTCTTAAGATGATGATTGTGTCATCCCTGATAGCCCCAGATTAGCCAAGCCAAGTGCTGAGCACATtccaggtgctcagtaaatgtcactGTTAAAGGGGGCTTCCCAGAGCCACACAACACCCAGAATAGCCCGTGGCCGTGGGGCCTCAGCCTTACTCATTCTGGAGCTCCCAATGCCACTTCCATGGTGGCCTTTCCTGGTAGATGCTAGGAGGCTGGCCTCTCCAGGGTGGGAAGGCATAGGGTCCACTGTGCAGACACAGCCCCACAGGGGATTTGGCTTATGGGCTGGGTAGCAGCCTCTGGCCCTGTGGACGGTCAGGGCCCATGCTGGTGTGTGTGCGTGATGCTTTCTGCTTTCATTATTCCCTCCTCATCTTTCTATTACTGGTTGTCCAGGGTCCTTTGGTCACCAACGAGCATTTCCCAGTGACACAGCGCGGCCTTTCCGGGGAGGGCATCTCTTGGGCAGGGACTGGGTGCTGCAGACTTCAGCGCTTCCATCCCctgtcttcttctttctctcagaGCTCTGCATGCCTCTTGTTGTGCCCTACCTGGACAAACCCCCAACTCCGCTCCACTTCTACCGGGACTGGGTCTGCCCCAACAGGCCGTGCATCATCCGCAACGCTCTGCAGCACTGGCCGGCCCTCCAGAAGTGGTCCCTCCCCTATTTCAGGTGGGAGCTGCCCTGGGTTCAGGTGTGAGCAGTGATTACTGGCATCTGGGCATGGGCTGAGTGTCCATTCCTCTAGAGCCACAGTGGGCTCCACAGAGGTGAGTGTGGCCGTGACCCCCGATGGTTATGCGGATGCCGTGAGAGGGGACCGCTTCATGATGCCAGCTGAGCGCCGCCTGCCCCTGAGCTTCGTGCTGGATGTGCTGGAGGGCCGGGCCCAGCACCCTGGAGTCCTCTATGTGCAGAAGCAGTGCTCCAACCTGCCCACCGAGCTGCCCCAGCTGCTGCCTGATCTGGAATCCCATGTGCCCTGGGCCTCTGAAGCCCTGGGTGAGTGGAGGTGGGGTGGTCCTGGCCCTGGACAGGGAAGATATGGGAAGGAGGGGGTCAGCCTGTTTGCCCTTAGGTGATGACCTGGCCTATGGGCTTGGTCCCGTCAGCATCTGGTGCAGCTCACTGAATACATTCCCAGGCCTTGACTTAATCATAGATGAACTGCCAAAGATTGTTGTCCTTCCTTCTGCCCCAGGGAGGGAGGACCCCTTCCTCAAGAtttcccaacctctgcctcttctcCCTGACCCCTTTCTTGGGATTCTTCTGTGCTCACCCAGGTTTTGGCTCTGGCATCACTGGATGGCAGCTTTCCCCAGCCTGGCCTTCCTAACTTGCTCTCTGCCTTCTGCCCTGCAGGAAAGATGCCCGATGCTGTGAACTTCTGGCTGGGGGAGGCGGCTGCGGTGACTTCTTGTAGGTGTAAGGGGAATACAAAGGTGGGGAAGGAGCAggttggggcagagggagggaagaCGAGGCCAGGAGTGGAGGGATGGCCCTGGGTGGAGGTTGGGCTGTTCTCTAAGATTTCTTTTGGCTTCTAGGACTCGGGCACCACAGAGGGTTTCCCCTGACAGCTGAGGTCGGGGAATGGACCCATGGCATTGGGGGCGGGTGCATTGTTTCTTCTAGACCCAAAGAAACCTCCCTGAAGGCCCGCTGGGCCAGGGGGTAAGTGTAGGAGAACTTTTCCTCTTGTTGAAGAGGAGACCAGGGCCTGGTGAGCATCAGGTCCCTGGTAGGCAGAGTTCCAGAATGCCCATCAGAGCCCCTGGCATCTCCAGCCCACTGGCTCTATGCGTGCTTCTCTTTTGTCATAGGCCGTCTTGGGGTGCAGGGCTCTCAGCATGATGGTTTGCCTCCTCCCGTGCCCCTGCCCTCCATACCCTGCCCCCGGGCCTTCTTTCTGTTGGCAGTGCACAAGGACCACTATGAGAACCTCTACTGCGTGGTCTCAGGAGAGAAGCATTTCCTGTTCCATCCGCCCAGTGACCGGCCCTTCATCCCCTATGGTAGGGGATGTGGcctgcagggaggggctggggaacaGCTGGCCCAAGGGGGAGGGAGGCAGCAAGAGCCTGGGAGGCCAGTTCCCAGGCCTGAGGTGTGGCTGTGGCATCCCCAGTGCACCAGGGCCCCTGATCCCCTTGCCCCTGCCCAGGGCtggctggggtggaggagggtCTGGCAAGTTCCAGGCTGTTTGCAATTCCCCCACACCCTTCTCCCTTGGGCTCCAGAGCTGTACAGGCCGGCAACCTACCAGCTAACTGAAGAGGGCACCTTTAAGGTGGTGGATGAAGAGGCCATGGAGAAGGTGTCTGTCCTGTTCTTGGGCTCtagggagggagaagggcagaAGCCTGGCTCTGAAGAGCAGGCACAAAAGATCTGGGGAGGTGGCACCTTGCTCTGAAAAGTCCCTAAGTCTGAGGCCTTTCAGTGCTGAGCCAAGCAGGGTCTGTGGTGTTGACCTTTGGAAGGGACAGAGCCTGAAGTCCTGGGGGGGTCTGGGGGGCTGCTCCCTGGCATCTGATGTGTTCCCAGGTGCCCTGGATCCCACTGGACCCCTTGGCGCCAGACCTAGCACGGTACCCTAGTTACAGTCAGGCCCAGGCCCTTCGCTGCACGGTGCGGGCCGGTGAGATGCTCTATCTGCCGGCTCTGTGGTTCCACCACGTCCAGCAGTCCCAGGGCTGCATCGCAGGTGAGGAGTTGCCCAGGCCGCCTGGGGACAGGCCCTGCCAAGGTCCAGCAGGGCCTCTGGGGGGAGGCTTGGGAGGCTCTAGGTCAGAAGAGGGATCTTCATGCTCAGATCCCCGTTCTTCCCACAGTGAATTTCTGGTATGACATGGAATACGACCTCAAGTATAGTTACTTCCAGCTGCTCGACTCCCTCACCAAGGCTTCAGGCCTTGACTGATGGAGCGCTGGTGAACACGACCAAGCACGCCTTGGGGGACGGGGCCAGCCCCTCCCTGGCCCGGTCAGTTCTCGAGAGAGCCTGGAGTGTGCATGCTGGCTGCTGGCCCCGGGTCCAGCATGGCTTGAGATCAGCTTTGGAGGATCTTGGAATGTGGTCATAAGGACTCAAGGTGCCAGGCAGGTCTGGGTGAGGGTTCTCAGGAAGTTGCCACACAGGTGAGCAGAGTGGGGATCAGGTGCAGCGGCACCTCTCCCCAGCGCTGTGATGTTGGGCGAGTCACTGCATCTCGGGCATTGGTGTCCTGTCAGTAAAGAGATAATAATGGCTGTACCTCGCGGGGCTGTTGTGGGCTTGGAGATGATGTCTATGAGGACCAGCATGGAGCTGGCACACAGGACATGTTGAATAAAAGGTAGCTGTGAGTcgtatgtccttttttttttttttttttttaagatggggtctcgctctgtcacccaggctggagtgcagtggtgtgatgtcagctcactgcaagctccgcctcccaggttcacactattctgcctcagccttccaagtagctgggactacaggtgcgtgccaccatgcccggctaatttttttgtatttttagtagagacggggtttcaccgtgttagccagtatggtcttgatctcctgacctcgtgatccacctgcctcggcctcccaaaagtgctgggattacaggtgtgagccactgcgcctggcttatgAGTCGTATGTTCTGATCCTCCCTCTTGAAGTTGCCTTCTGTGGTCTAAGGAGGGCCTGAAGGTTCAGGTAAAAACTTCAGGGTGACCTTCACTGGGGGTGAGGGCTGGATCCCAGCCTGGGCCCAAAGAGCCGTCAGCTGCCCAAGTCCCACTGTCCATGAGAGCCACC is a window encoding:
- the LOC134758712 gene encoding bifunctional peptidase and (3S)-lysyl hydroxylase JMJD7-like isoform X3; translation: MMPAERRLPLSFVLDVLEGRAQHPGVLYVQKQCSNLPTELPQLLPDLESHVPWASEALGKMPDAVNFWLGEAAAVTSLHKDHYENLYCVVSGEKHFLFHPPSDRPFIPYELYRPATYQLTEEGTFKVVDEEAMEKVPWIPLDPLAPDLARYPSYSQAQALRCTVRAGEMLYLPALWFHHVQQSQGCIAVNFWYDMEYDLKYSYFQLLDSLTKASGLD
- the LOC134758712 gene encoding bifunctional peptidase and (3S)-lysyl hydroxylase JMJD7-like isoform X1, with the protein product MAEAALEAVRSELREFPAAARELCMPLVVPYLDKPPTPLHFYRDWVCPNRPCIIRNALQHWPALQKWSLPYFRATVGSTEVSVAVTPDGYADAVRGDRFMMPAERRLPLSFVLDVLEGRAQHPGVLYVQKQCSNLPTELPQLLPDLESHVPWASEALGKMPDAVNFWLGEAAAVTSLHKDHYENLYCVVSGEKHFLFHPPSDRPFIPYELYRPATYQLTEEGTFKVVDEEAMEKVPWIPLDPLAPDLARYPSYSQAQALRCTVRAGEMLYLPALWFHHVQQSQGCIAVNFWYDMEYDLKYSYFQLLDSLTKASGLD
- the LOC134758712 gene encoding bifunctional peptidase and (3S)-lysyl hydroxylase JMJD7-like isoform X2, whose amino-acid sequence is MPLVVPYLDKPPTPLHFYRDWVCPNRPCIIRNALQHWPALQKWSLPYFRATVGSTEVSVAVTPDGYADAVRGDRFMMPAERRLPLSFVLDVLEGRAQHPGVLYVQKQCSNLPTELPQLLPDLESHVPWASEALGKMPDAVNFWLGEAAAVTSLHKDHYENLYCVVSGEKHFLFHPPSDRPFIPYELYRPATYQLTEEGTFKVVDEEAMEKVPWIPLDPLAPDLARYPSYSQAQALRCTVRAGEMLYLPALWFHHVQQSQGCIAVNFWYDMEYDLKYSYFQLLDSLTKASGLD